The Corynebacterium callunae DSM 20147 genomic sequence ATTTTGGAGGACTACTACAACTCCGGCTTCGGCATTTGAAGGTGCAATTTCATCGGCCAACGCCAAGATATCGGGGTGTGCATTAGCCATGGCATAAGAGGTGCCAGCGGCTTTCATTAGTTCTGTGTCATTGAGGTAATCGCCAAAAACAAGGGTTTCAGATTCGGCAATGCCCAAAGCTTCGCGCAGGGTAGCAAGTGCATGACCCTTGTTGGCTGATTTATCCATAACATCAACCCAGTGTTCACCGGAGACGACCACATTCGCGCCGGGAGCAGCTGCGCGAATGACGGGGGCGCAATCCTTTTCTGCATCTGCAAAGGTGAAAATGGCGACCTTAATAACCTCGTCATTAACTACTTCGTGGAGGTCTTCCACTTCATCGAGGGCGAGGTAATACTGAGATCCTTCTTCACGGAAGGCGGCGTCGAAACGCTCTACAAAGGCGCGTTCCGGGCGGCAGACCACAACACCCATATCTACGGAGGATTCGCGGGCTGCATCAATGATGGAGTGCACGGTCTCGCCATCGATGGTGGTCAAAGAAATAATCTCACCGTTGTGGACAACCACGGTGCCATTTTCGGCGATATAAGAAAGTGGCTCTCCAGCCCTTTCAAATTGGGTTTGCAGGGTGGCTAGTTGGCGGCCACTGGCGGGTGCAAAGGCAATATCTTGTTCCCTGAGCTGTTCGAGAACCTTCCAAAATCCTTCTGGGATTCTTCTTTGATCATTGAGCAGCGTGCCATCCATGTCAGTTGCGACGAGGCGAAAATCCATCAGAGAGAGACTCCTTTCAAATAAAGTGCTAATTGCCTATTGTGTCACACCTCGGCAGGCAAGCTATGCCACACTAGTTTCATGAACATTTCCGAACCTCCCGTGATTATTAGGGTGCAGCATAAAACCGGCATCGTAGCGCTTAATCGAGCAAAGGCACTGAACTCCATCAACCTAGAGATGGTGAATATTATCCAGCAGGCTTTGGATGAATGGGCTGCCGATGATGCGATCTCGCAAGTGCTTATTTATTCGACTTCAGAGCGTGCATTTTGTGCCGGCGGAGATATTCGAGAATTGCGTGATGCGGTGATTGCAGGAAATCCTGAATTTGGCGATCACTATTTCACTGAGGAATTTAACCTGGTTAATTGCCTGGGAACTTACCCTAAGCCAGTAATCGCGCTGATCAATGGCATTGTTATGGGTGGTGGTATGGGGGTTAGCATGCATAATTCCCATCGCATTATTACGGAAAACGCCCTAGCTGCGATGCCAGAAACTGCGATTGGTTATGTCCCGGATGTGGGATTCACCTATTTTGCACACCAGATCACCACCCCGGCAATCGCCAAGTTCTTAGGTATTACAGGCTGGCGTATGAGTCCCGCCGATATGCTGTGGACCGGAGTGGCCAGCCACTTCATTAAATCCGCAGATATCGAGGCATTCACCAACACCCTGCTAGAAAATTCGCTCGAGCAGGCCCTCGACACCTTTAGCACCCAACCTGAAGAATCCAGCACCTTGGAAAGCTTTGCCTCCAGCATTGAGGAGACCTTCGGCCAAGAGACTGGGGAGCTTATCGACGCTGCCCTCGCCGCACATCCCGACGCTGCCTTCAGGGCCAAGATTGAGAAGCCACTGCGCCAGGCTGCGCCTAGCGCAGTGGTGGCAACTTCTGCTTTGATGAACCAAAATCGCGAGGCGCAGAGTCTGCGCGAAGGCCTTGATAATGAACTTGTGATGGCACTTTTTATGATCCGCCAACCTGATTTTGCAGAAGGAGTACGCGCTGCGGTGGTGGATAAGGATCGTAATCCACAGTTTGGAGCGGCACTGCCGGAAGAGAATTACCTTGAGCTAATTAAGAATTAGCAACCACCTTTTGATAGCTTAGGTATAGACCTTTCGTTTGAGAGGTCTATTCTGCTTAAGGGAAGGTGTGCAGTGAAAGCGCTGAGCAAAATACCTGTTCCTTGGACCTGGTACCTGGGAATCATGGGAATGATCGTGATGAGCATCGTGGCAGCACTTGCAATGCTCAAGTATTTTCCCAATGAAATGCCCACGCAGGTAAATAGCGGACTTTTTGCACTTGGTGGTTCATATTCGCCACCGATGAGCTCTCAAACTCTCATTGCTCGGGTGGTTGCAGGTGCTGTTTTAGTGCTCGCAATTTCCTTGGGTACGTCCACGTTGATCTCTTATCGATCCGAGAATCTGGCGGCAGATCATCCCCATGCGTCTGCTATTCAATTGGCACGCCGCTGGTCTTTCCTTAATAATGTCCAAAGCTGCTTGGGATGGTTTAGCTTTTTCCTGGCCGCCGTACTCACGATTTCTGCGCTGCGAGTCAACGGTCCAGGTCCGGTTAGCGCTTTCGAGATGGCCGCGTATGTTGTGTCAATAGCCGTTTTGGCCTGGGTGTTTGTAATTTCCCTAAGGCGCGGCCAATTAGAAATAGATCGCGCCATTCCCATTCGTGAGGATGATTCCGCTCTTAAATGGGGCATCATTTATCACAATGTTTCCGACCCTCGAGTTTTTATAGAGCTTGACGACGGCCAGACCACCGTAATTAACATGGCTCGCCCGGCGAGCTGGGGTTTGTTGGGCTTAATGATCCTGCCCGCTGTGGTCATTGTCGGAATCATTATTTATGGAAGCTAAGTTAAGTTGGCGATTTTCCACCGTGATTTTGCTGCCATCAAAAGGTAATCCGCGCAGCTGGGCGTAGGAAGCTACCGCCCGCTGTCGATCAAGATCGCTGGCAAGTGGTTGATAGAGGGTAGCCTCCACCGCAGCAAAAGAGGCTGGCGGCAGGTGCAAACGTGGATGATCAAGCAGGATGACGATGTGCCGATCGCCATCTTTGACAAAAGCATGTGTCCACCGCTTGAGGATGGGTTTTGCTACATTAATGAGCTCAAATTCCTGCGCATCGGCGACCTCAACTTCAGGAGTGGTGAGCAACAAGATTCCATTATCAAATCCAAAACGCGCCACCCCCTCAGTTTCGGAGCCGTGGAATTCTGGCTGGGACCATGCCCATTTCCAGGTGTTACCCTCGATGGTCGCGAGTGGAAAAGCCTGCACCTCATGAACATTATCCAGCTGTGCGGTGCGTGAGCTGGCATTAAACTGCAGCTGATAATTCGGCGAGATGGCGTCGAAAAGCAACTGGTGCTCAGCCGACATGAAGGCCGCATCCGCGCGTACCTCGCGCAACCCCAGCCCACCTGCGAGTTCAATGGGCTTCCCATTGCGTAACAAGAGGGAAGTGCCATCGCTGAAGGCGATGCGATCCTCTTCAATCCGGATGCCTAAGCCGCGGAAGGCGGCGTAGGAGCTGAGCGCGCGTCTTAACGTGCCTCGCGGTAGCCCGGGCAAACCGTCGATGAGGTCGCGGCGGGCGTCGAAAAGCTCAGGTAAGTAATTGATGATGACAAGTGCTTGGCCACGGGAGCCAAAAGGGGCAATGAATGCTGGTGCATTGCCATAAAGTGTGCGGGCGGCAGAGATGAGGTTATCGCTAAGTGGCTGGGTGCCCTGTAGTTCCGGGATGTTGAGATCAACACCGCGCGTACTTTCCCAGGTCAACTGGTTATTTTGAATCCAAGCGACAACTTCGCCAGTGGTATCAAAAGGTGCACCTGAGGTACGGTTAATTCTAACTTCGGCATGTGTTGCGCCTTCGTCGAGGTTAAACTCGACCCCCAGGATTCCTCCCAATTGGGCTGCAAATGCCTGGTCAACGCCTGATTGTCCTATTTTTCCGTCAGCTACAACTTCAGAGAGTGACACGGGAAGCGGGATATCCATTCCTTTAGGATATTCCTTCCACCTGGCTTTTGGGGACAGTGGGCGGGTTGTTTGAAATTATTCCATCTGTGAAGATGGAGGGATGCCAATATCAATTCGGCGTTTATTGAATAGGAAGTACTTAGAGTGAAAACCGCAAAATCTCGACTATGCTCCATTGTTCTTGGAGTTTCAATCGGGGTGACCTCAGTATTTACTGGCGCAGGAATTGCCGCTGCCTATGACTACGGCATGGACCCTAACCAAAACTATAATCCCGTAGAAGATATTACCGATCGCCCGGAAGGGCTTTCCAAGCTGCCATTTTTTGGCAGTCAACTAACTAGTTTTGGTTCCTCAGAAGGCTCATCCTTCGGGGAAATTGTGACCTCCACCGAACCGCAATACACCGATCCGCGTTATCCAGCAGGTAAGGATGCTCTGCCGAAGGCAACGATCGACATGAACCCTGAGGTTCTAGCGCGTTTGGAACGTTTTATTGGCGTTGATGGTGATCGCATTCGCCAGATCAATGCTTATTCACCATCCATGGGACGCACGATTCCATTGCTATGGATTGTTCCTGAAGATAATTCCGTACCACGGCCTACGCTTTATGCACTTGGTGGTGGAGATGGAGGCCAAGGCAGCGATAACTGGGTAAATAACACTGACCTTGATGAATTGATGAGTCAGAACAACGTCAATGTCATCATGCCTATGCTTGGTGCATATACTTTTTATGCTGACTGGGTGGAAGAAAGCGCAGATCTCGGTGGCAAGCAGCAATGGGAAACCTTCTTAACCCACGAGCTGCCAGAGCCTTTGGAAGCTGCGATTGGTGCTGATGGTCAAAGAAGCATTATTGGCATGTCAATGTCGGGTGGCACTGTACTGAATTATGCGAGCCACAACCCGAATTTCTACTCTTCGGTAGGTTCATTCTCTGGATGTGCAGAAACCAACTCCTGGATGGGGCGCCGTGGAATCGCGGCAACTGCCTACAATGGCAATGCGCTTCCAAGCCAGATTTTTGGCGAAGTTGATAGTGACTATTCCCGCTACAATGATCCACTGCTCAATGCTGCAAAACTGGGTGAACAAGATAATCTCTATGTTTTTTCAGCCTCTGGTTTGTCCTCGGAACTAGACTTCACCGGCCCAAATGCGCCTACCGATCAAGCTGGCATTGATGATCGACTTAGTGTTGGTTTCCAAATCGAGGCAATGTCCAATACTTGTACCCATAATCTCAAGGCTGCGACAGATCAAATGGGCATTAAATCGATTAACTATGACTTTGGTGTAACTGGTACTCACTCCTGGGATTATTGGAATCAGGGATTGCACCGCTTTTTCCCTCTGATGATGCAGGGATTTGGACTAGATGGTGGAGAAATCCCAGTTTATAACCCCAATGGTGTGAGCTCTACTGAATCATCTTCTGAACTTTCCTCCGGTGTTAGCCTCGGTGGAGTAATTGGCAGTGTGGTTGGTAGCTCGCTTTCCAGCTAAATCTTTAATCCAAAAATGCACTGTGTTCCGGGCGGAACACAGTGCATTTTGGTGTTTTTAGCCTTAACGCTTTAGGAGGGCGCTGGCTCTTTTAACTAGCTCGATCGCCTCTTCAGGATCGCGTGGCTCAGGGTTGCGGTAATACCACTTCAAAGCTGCTGCAATTGCTGCAGCTTGTAAGTGGATCGACACATCAATTTCGAAATCATCTAGCTGTGGCATCTTGTGTTTGAAGAATAAGCGCAGTGGCTCCAACATGATGTTGGCATCAAAAGCACAAGGGGGAGGGCCGAGCTTTTCTAAGATTTCACCCACTTGATAAAGCGCACTAAAAGAATCAAGCTCTGAATCTCCCTTGCGGAAATGGTTAATTACTAGATGCTCAAGGGCGTCTTGAGTATCTAAATCTGCAGGGAGTTCCTCAAGTTGAGCAATCAAATTCTGGATTTGAGAACTCATAAACTCTACAAGTGCTTCTTCTCGAGACGCAAAATAATTGTGAAAGGTTCTCGTCGAAAAGCCTGCTTCGGCCGCAATTGTTGCAACCGTAAGGGACTCGGGGCCTTCAGTTAAGGCGAGCTGCGCAGCAGCGCGGGAAAGCGCTGTGCGCGTTGCAGCTTTTTTAGTTTCACGAAGCCCCGACACTGGTAGATTCCTTTAGTTCCGCGGTGCGGGCCTTATCTAAACCGCTAAGACCTTCACCTTCGACATCAACATTTGGAAGAATCTTATCCAACCACTTAGGAAGCCACCAAGCCTTGTCGTCGAGTAGGAACATTGTTGCTGGGATGATCATCATACGAACGATGAAGGCATCGAAGAACACAGCAGCTGCGAGGGCAAAGCCCATTGTCTTAATGAAGGCCATGTCCTGGGCCATGAAGGCGGCAAAGACAGAAACCATGATGATGGCAGCTGCAGTAACCACGCGGGCGCCGTGTTTAAAGCCGTTGGAGGTAGCATTGCCGGCGGTCTTTCCCTTGGTGAAGCCTTCTCGCATACGCGTCACCAAGAAGATCTGATAATCCATGGCGAGGCCAAATACCAGGCCAATCAGCATAATTGGCAAGAATGACAGCAGCGGTTGAGGATCTTCAATAATTCCGAATGCGCCTTCTTGGAAGATTGCTACGGTGGCACCGAAGGTGGCTGCCACGGACAATCCGAAGCCGAGGGCCGCAATTAGTGGAACCCAAATGGAACGGAAAACAAGAAGCAGCACAAAGAAAGCTAGGACTAGCACAATGAGGACATAAGGAATCAGCACGCTGGAAAGACGTTCTGAAATGTCATCATAAATTGGAGTGACGCCGGTGATGCCATAGGTGGCGCCGGTTTCAGATTCAAAAGTGCTGGTGTTATCGCGCAAAGCCTGAAGGGTATCTGAGGTGCGCTCATCAATGGCATCGAACTCAGGGGTAATCAAGATTTGTGCAGTGTCGAGATTCTCAGTGGTCTGCGTGACCTGCGCATTCTTCACGCCATCGATGGTGAGGAATTGCTCTACTGCCTTTGCGAAGGCCTGAGGGCGATCCTGCTCTGCCACATTTGCAGCATCTATCAGAGCAATCATCGGAGCGTTTTTGCCTGGACCAAAGGCTTCGGCAGTCATGTCATATGCGGTGCGTGGTGCAGAGCCCAAGGCGGAGGTGCCATCGGTTGGCATTGCTAGGCGCATGTTGCCGGCAGGGATCGCAATGGCGCCCAGCAAGATAACGCCAACGGCAAGGTAAGCAAGAGGCATTTTGCGGATGAGCCGAACCCATTTGAGACCCATGGTTGGCTTCTCATCTTCAGGGTCTGGAACCTTAGGTCCAGGCATTCTAGCTGCAAAGATCTTGGTTCCCAGAAGTCCCAGCAGGGCTGGGAGGAAGGTAAGTGCTACCAAGACGGCGACTGCGACCGTGATTGCAGCGGCAATAGCCATTGTGGTGAGGAATGGGATGTTAATAATTGACAGTGCAATGAGGGCAATTAGAACCGTGGTGCCTGCGAACACAACTGCAGATCCGGCGGTGCCGACTGCCATTCCCATAGCGTGTGCACGGGTGCTCAGCGGCATATTGCGAAGCTTCTGGGCAAGCTCTTTGGGCTCCAAGTTATTGGAACCGGTTTGCCCGATGAGCTCATTGCGGAAGCGAGAAACAATAAAGAGGGCGTAATCAATACCCACTGCCAGGCCAATCATGGAGGCCAGGGTTGGGGTCATATCGCTGACAGAATCCGTGAAAGCGGTTGCCAGCTGAATGCCCATGATGCCGATACCCACGCCGATAATGGCAGAAATCAGTGGCATGCCAGCCGCAATAAATGAACCGAAAGTAACGATGAGCACAACAGCTGCAACGAGGAGACCAATGAGTTCAGAGGTCATATTTAGGGAGGTAGCTGCAGCGCCGAAAACATTTCCGTTATACACAACGGTGAGATCGCCATCGTCGTATTTGTCCAGAATGTCAGTGACGGCGGTGCGATCTGCTGCAGGGACGTCCGCGGCTGCTGCCGCGTCAAAAGTCATTGAGACGATGCCGGTGGTTTCATCCGGGCTCAGAGGGCTTATCGACGCTATATCTGCGGCGATTTTATCTGCAGGGACGCCCTGGGCTTCTAGAGCTGGGGTCATTTGAGCCGTTATGCCTTGCGCGGCCATAACTGGATCTACGACGCTTTCCGCATCCTTCAGCACTCCAGTTGCGCGAATTTCTTCGAGCATCTTGTTTACTTCAGCCGATACTGCTGGATCAGTGAGTGTGGAACCTTCAGGAGCTTGGATAACTACCGAGCCAGTAGCAGCTGAGGTGGCGTCGCTGGAACCAGGGAAGCGCTCCTGCATTTTCTCCATTGTGGTGACTGAGTCAAGCCCTGGGATGGAGAAACTGCTGGTAGTTGGCTTGGAATAGAGTCCCGCCAAGGTTGTAATGCCGATTAGCAGGATGAGCCAAAAAGCGAGGAAAGGCCACTTCTTGCGGTAAGCAAGGGAGCCGATGTTATAGAGAAATCTTGCCATGAGTTTCCTTCTTGAAAGTGAAGATTTGAGGCTGGCAGGGAAGTGAAAAACTTGCACACTTTATGCAATCTTGCGCAACATGTGCAAGTTTATCCCGGGGCTTTCATTCAGGGTTAATGTCAAAGGTGATTTGTGATGCAACTCTATTTTTAGCAAGTGGTGTGTGATAAATCTCTATATTTCTTTGGGAAGCAAGACGGTTGTACTGATGGTGGGTTATTGTGCCCCTATGACTACGAATAACGCGAAATTTATCCCCACGGCCGACCTTGTTGACATCATCGGTGAGGAAGTTCGATCCTGTGATCTGCAATTCCAAAACCTGGGTGGGAATGTGGAATTTTATGGCCCAATTACAACTGTTAAATGCTTTCAAGATAACGCACTTTTGAAATCAATTCTTGGTGAAGAAAGCACAGGTGGAGTTCTGGTTATTGATGGAGATGCGTCCCTGCATACTGCATTGGTGGGGGATATTATTGCAGCTTTAGGTAGGGATCATGGTTGGTCTGGAGTTGTAGTTAATGGTGCGATTAGGGATTCTGCTGTTATCGGCGAGATGGAATTTGGTTGCAAGGCTTTAGGTACCAATCCTCGTAAGTCCTCCAAGAGTGGGGCAGGTGAGCGTGATATCACCGTCAGTTTTGGTGGGGTCGATTTTATCCCTGGTCATTACCTTTATGCTGACTCTGATGGAATTGTTGTCACTGAAGAGCCTGTAATTCAGTAACGGCAGGCGATAGAAGAACGACACTATTAATCAGGGCTGAATCTGATTGTGATTAACTTGCGCAGGTAGGCTCTAATTACTATTTGTCGTCTATCAAAGGTTTAAACAATTGTTTCATGCCGTGAGTTTTGCACTATTGGACTCTGTTAACGTCCTACTCATCGGCATTGTTGTCGCAATTGCTGCACTGCTTCCGCGCTCTGGGAAATATGGCCCAATTGCCACCCTGCTTTTAGTGGGGGATTGGCTTGGGGTCTTTTTGCTGAGCATCGTTGTCATGCTTGTTTTTGATGGACTGGAAGGATTAGTCGGGGCCTTCCTAGATTCCCCATGGTTTGGCATCATTTTGATTGCAACTGGTGTCATTTCTCTGTTTGCAACCATGCTCTCCAAAGGTGATGGCACCAAAGTCTTAGATGGTTTTTTAACGCCAGTAAAGACCCCAAGCTGGAAAACTGTTGGTGCAGGCCTAATCTTGGGAATCGTGCAATCGGCTACCTCGCTCCCTTTTTATGCTGGCCTAGGATTCTTAAGTATCGGCGACTTTAGTCCCGTCATTCGTTATGGTGGCCTCGTAGTTTATGCAACCTTGGCGCTGAGCTTGCCTATAGTTACCGCGATCCTGGTTGGATGGGTTCGCCGATATCCCGAAAGTCCTATTGGCAAGCTCTTTGAAAAGGCTGGAGAAAACAAAACCAAAGTGGCAAAGTGGTCCGGCTATGTAGTGGCATTAGTACTTTGCCTCATGGGTGTTAACTCCCTTATTTAGTCATGCCGCTCGGGGTGATTGTGGGAATCCTGAACTGCGAGCATCCACGTTGAGACTCTTAGATCTGCCTCTCTATTTGAGATTCCATTAGTGAAATCTACATATAAGGAATGAATTGCTGGCAATGGTTGAAACCTTGAGTGCAGGGATCTGCCTTTGGTTTTAAGCAGTACTGGGCAGCCATAGGAGTCCTCGAGCCCTGGAATTTTGCTTGCTAAAAAGCCATTTAATTCCAGACTTTGGTTAAATAGATTGCTTTTCGAGAATCTGCTTAGGTCATAGCGGCTCAGCTCAACCCAGCATCCGTATTCAAGAGTTTGTTTTTCACCGTGAACTGGGATTCCAATATTTGATCGAACAAAGTGTCGTTTAGGTTTTGGGTAATGAATATGGCAAATTGTCGGATCTTCAGTGACCCTTGAATCATTGGCTTTTGCTTCAATCAGTGGATCTGGATAGCGCAAGCTTAAGGCTGGAACTCCATATGAGGGTCCGGTGCATGCTGGGCATTTAAAAATTCTTGGTTCCATAACGGCTCTCCCTGGGTAAATAATAGTAGTTCGACCACAGTCTAAAGCTTTTTGTTCTTTGGGATGGGTTGGGTGATGTGGTTCCTGTGGATAACTGGGGGCGCGGGAGTCGCCTGTGGATAACGTTCGATTTCCAATGTCTAAAGTTCTGGCTTGAGGTTCGAAAAAATGTTCGCAACCACTATTGCTATCGAACACATGAGCCACTAAAATAAGAAGCAGAAAACCACGGGGAACACACAAACACCAAAGGGGGAGATGATGGCGTCATTAACACACCACGTTGATGCATTAGACACCCATATCAAAGCCATCATCACCGCCTTATCCACTGACCTGTCAGCACAGGTATTTAATGACAACGAAGCAGACCTTGTGCGGTTGGAACATGTGTTTAACCAACGTGGGGTGATTAACGCTGCGGTGGCTGTGATGGCTGAACTAGCCCACGCCGGCACGAGGGTGGGGTCTGCAAAAACCACTGATTATCTCGTTGAGCGTTTAGGAGTGTCACGCGTAGAGGCGTTTAACAGGGTGGCGTTGGGTAAGTCATTGTTCCCGCAGGATAAACCCGCTGTCGTAGAGGCTTTGCCGGTGGTTGATGCTGAGGCTGAGGTGGCCGATGGTGATGCGCCCGCGGTGTCTGTTCCTGAGGTGGATGTGGTGGCTGAGGTTATCGGCTCTCATCGTTCAGGATCGGTGGTGGTCAGTCCTGATCGGTTGGTGGTGATTAACCGTGAGTTAGACAGACTGTCTGGGGTGGCGGTGGATTCTCGTGAGGTGTTGTTTGCGCAGGCTGTTAGTCAGGCGAAGTGGCGTGGGGTGGATGATCTGGGGTTGTGGGTGCGTGATCAGGTGGTCAAAGCCAATGGGATAGCTCCTGATCCGGTAGCGGCGATGGCTCACCGTTATGTTGCTTTTAGTAAGGCTGATGCTGATGGGTTGGTGCGTATTTCGGGGTTGGTGCCATCTGCGACGGCGGCGTTGATGAAGGCTGCGTGTGCGCCGTTGTCGACGAAGGGCAGTTTGGTTGGTGGGGATGTGGAGTTGGATGGTCGTAGTGCTGGTCAGCGGTTGGCTGATGCGGTGCATTATGTGTTTGAGCGTTTTCATCAGGGTTTTACGGTCAAGGGGCGTCGTGGGATTGGCAGCATTGTGGTGTCGATGACTACTGATGATGTGGAGTTGGTGGAAAAGCGGGGGTTGGGGCATCGGTATCCGACGAATACGGGGTTTGGGTTGACGTTGGGTGAGGTGTTGTTGTTGGGGGCTGCGAAGTATGACTTTGGGGTGGTGTTGGATGGTGAGTCTGGTCGGGCGTTGCATTTGGGTCGGATGAGTCGGTCGGCGTCGTTGGAGCAGAAGGTGGCGTTGTTGGAGTCGGAGTTGGTGTGTTCTGCTCCTGGGTGTTCGCGGGCGTTGATTGATTGTGAGATTCATCATTTAGATCCGTGGGTGCGTGGTGGGTTGACGGATGTGGTGAATTTGACGCCGCAGTGTTTTGGGGATCATCCGCGTAATGATGATTCTCGTGGTGGGGTTAATGGGAAGGGGTTTATGGTTCGTGATGAGGTGACGGGTCGTGTGGGGCGGCGGGTTGTTGGTGGTGGGGTGGTGTTTAATGATGGTGTTGCAGCTGGGTTGTCGGGTGGTGCGTGGGCGCGGGCGAAGCATCAGAAGTTGAGGGAAGGGGATCTGCCTGATCCACCTGATCCGCCGGGTATGTCGGATGTTCCTGATCCGCCGGATCCGCCGGGTGGGGGGCAGTTGGGGTTGTTTGGGGAGGTGGGTGTGTGTGGTTGGTGGTGCCTGGTGTGGGGGTCTGCACTGGGCTTATAACCATGCCCACCTGCATTTTTGAGAAATCACGTTGGGCTGATAGATTTTCGGGGGCGGGCTAAGAACGCCAAACGCGCCCACCAAGTGGTGGGCGCGCAGAGGGAAGCGTCGAAAAGCGTGTTTTTATTCGGCGACTAGCGATTCAAGAACGAAGTCCGGGTGTTCTTTCTCAATGAAGGACAGACGCCACTTGTCGCTGAAGAGGGCGATGAGCTCGCCATCGGTACGGGTGAAGATTTCAACACCACGCTGCTTGGCGAGTTCCGGTGCGGAGGCTGCATCGGTGCGGCGTGCGACGGTATAAGGAATTGGATCTGCAATGGTTTCGACGTTGTACTCGACTTCCATGCGGGCTTGCATGACCTCGAACTGCATGGGGCCGACCGCAGCCATGACTGGGTTGGCATCGCCACGCAGGTCATTCTTGAGGATCTGGACAACGCCTTCGGAATCCAGCTGCTCCAAAGCCTTGCGGAATTGCTTGTATTTGCCGAGGGACTTGGCGCGCAAAATGCGGAAATGCTCAGGGGCGAACTTCGGCATTGGAGCGTACTGAATCTTGCGACCTTCGAAGATGGTGTCGCCAGGCGCAAGTGCGCCAGCGTTGACCAGACCAACGATATCGCCTGGGAAAGCGGTCTCGACAGTGGAGCGGGTGCGTCCGAAAACAGTCAGCGCATACTTGGTGGAGAAACTGCGACCGGACTGGGCGTGGGTGACCTGCATGCCGCGGTCGAACTCGCCGGAAACAACGCGCATAAAAGCAAGGGTATCGCGGTGGTTCTTGTCCATACCGGCCTGCACCTTGAACACTATGCCGGAGAAATCATCGGTGGTGTCGCGGTGCTCGTCCATGGCTGTAGTGGAAGCTTCGAGAGCATTAGGATCGGCGTCACGACCGGCAGGAGCGGGAGCTAGGTAACAAAGTGCGTCCAGGATCTGGTGCACACCGAAGTTAAGCATCGCAGAGGCGAAAATAAGTGGTGAGGTGGTGCAGTTGAGGAACATTTCCTGATCGTGAACCGCGCCGTCGGCGGCGAGGAGTTCAGCTTCTTCAGCAGCATTTTCCCAGACGTCGCCTTCGCGCTCGGCAGCTTGCTGGGGAGTGTAGAACTCTTCTGGAGCAATGGTGGAGCCACCGGCAGTACGAGTGAATTGGATGTATTCTTCGGCTTCACCTTCTTCATTGATGCGAGCCAAACCGCGGAAATCGCCAGCTTCGCCAACTGGCCAATAGAGAGGGGTTGGCTGGAGCTCGATTTCCTTCACGATCTCGTCGACAAGCTCTAGGGGGGTGCGACCCACGCGGTCCCACTTATTGATCACCGTAATAATAGGTAGGCCGCGGGCTTTACAAACGCGGAAGAGCTGGAGGGTCTGAGGCTCGAGGCCTTTGGCGGCGTCGATAAGCATGACGGCGGCGTCGACGGCCATGAGGACGCGGTAGGTGTCTTCGGAGAAATCGGCGTGACCTGGGGTATCAACGAGGTTGATCATAAAAGGCTCACCCTTGTGGCCTTCTGGTGCATATTCAAACTGCAGGGCGGAAGACGCGATGGAAATACCTCGGTCTTTTTCCATTTCCATCCAGTCGGAAACGGTGGCTTTACGACCAGCCTTGCCGTGGGTAGCGCCAGCTTCGGAAATAATGTGCGCATGCAGCGCCAATGCCTCCGTCAAAGTGGACTTACCAGCATCGGGGTGGGCGATGACAGCGAAGGTACGGCGGCGATTTGCCTCGATGGCAGTAT encodes the following:
- a CDS encoding MMPL family transporter, which translates into the protein MARFLYNIGSLAYRKKWPFLAFWLILLIGITTLAGLYSKPTTSSFSIPGLDSVTTMEKMQERFPGSSDATSAATGSVVIQAPEGSTLTDPAVSAEVNKMLEEIRATGVLKDAESVVDPVMAAQGITAQMTPALEAQGVPADKIAADIASISPLSPDETTGIVSMTFDAAAAADVPAADRTAVTDILDKYDDGDLTVVYNGNVFGAAATSLNMTSELIGLLVAAVVLIVTFGSFIAAGMPLISAIIGVGIGIMGIQLATAFTDSVSDMTPTLASMIGLAVGIDYALFIVSRFRNELIGQTGSNNLEPKELAQKLRNMPLSTRAHAMGMAVGTAGSAVVFAGTTVLIALIALSIINIPFLTTMAIAAAITVAVAVLVALTFLPALLGLLGTKIFAARMPGPKVPDPEDEKPTMGLKWVRLIRKMPLAYLAVGVILLGAIAIPAGNMRLAMPTDGTSALGSAPRTAYDMTAEAFGPGKNAPMIALIDAANVAEQDRPQAFAKAVEQFLTIDGVKNAQVTQTTENLDTAQILITPEFDAIDERTSDTLQALRDNTSTFESETGATYGITGVTPIYDDISERLSSVLIPYVLIVLVLAFFVLLLVFRSIWVPLIAALGFGLSVAATFGATVAIFQEGAFGIIEDPQPLLSFLPIMLIGLVFGLAMDYQIFLVTRMREGFTKGKTAGNATSNGFKHGARVVTAAAIIMVSVFAAFMAQDMAFIKTMGFALAAAVFFDAFIVRMMIIPATMFLLDDKAWWLPKWLDKILPNVDVEGEGLSGLDKARTAELKESTSVGAS
- the rraA gene encoding ribonuclease E activity regulator RraA, producing MTTNNAKFIPTADLVDIIGEEVRSCDLQFQNLGGNVEFYGPITTVKCFQDNALLKSILGEESTGGVLVIDGDASLHTALVGDIIAALGRDHGWSGVVVNGAIRDSAVIGEMEFGCKALGTNPRKSSKSGAGERDITVSFGGVDFIPGHYLYADSDGIVVTEEPVIQ
- a CDS encoding DUF2199 domain-containing protein — its product is MEPRIFKCPACTGPSYGVPALSLRYPDPLIEAKANDSRVTEDPTICHIHYPKPKRHFVRSNIGIPVHGEKQTLEYGCWVELSRYDLSRFSKSNLFNQSLELNGFLASKIPGLEDSYGCPVLLKTKGRSLHSRFQPLPAIHSLYVDFTNGISNREADLRVSTWMLAVQDSHNHPERHD
- a CDS encoding HNH endonuclease signature motif containing protein, which produces MASLTHHVDALDTHIKAIITALSTDLSAQVFNDNEADLVRLEHVFNQRGVINAAVAVMAELAHAGTRVGSAKTTDYLVERLGVSRVEAFNRVALGKSLFPQDKPAVVEALPVVDAEAEVADGDAPAVSVPEVDVVAEVIGSHRSGSVVVSPDRLVVINRELDRLSGVAVDSREVLFAQAVSQAKWRGVDDLGLWVRDQVVKANGIAPDPVAAMAHRYVAFSKADADGLVRISGLVPSATAALMKAACAPLSTKGSLVGGDVELDGRSAGQRLADAVHYVFERFHQGFTVKGRRGIGSIVVSMTTDDVELVEKRGLGHRYPTNTGFGLTLGEVLLLGAAKYDFGVVLDGESGRALHLGRMSRSASLEQKVALLESELVCSAPGCSRALIDCEIHHLDPWVRGGLTDVVNLTPQCFGDHPRNDDSRGGVNGKGFMVRDEVTGRVGRRVVGGGVVFNDGVAAGLSGGAWARAKHQKLREGDLPDPPDPPGMSDVPDPPDPPGGGQLGLFGEVGVCGWWCLVWGSALGL